A genome region from Bombus pyrosoma isolate SC7728 linkage group LG14, ASM1482585v1, whole genome shotgun sequence includes the following:
- the LOC122575102 gene encoding filamin-A isoform X2 — MCENDKSVKCENAEEEDDDMFEQDLLEDAQWKRTQQNTFTRWANEKLKTVNRQIDDLECDLSDGLLLISLIEVLAQKKLPKHSQKPVFRSQKLENVSVALKFLDDEGIRIVNIDSTDIVDSKLKLILGLIWTLILHYSISMPLWNGEEGSQAEGPKQRLIRWIKNKVPELTIGNFTTDWNDGRAIGALVDGVASGLCPDWHEWNKNDAIQNASEAMQLADDWLNIPQLIKPEEMVNPNIDEMSMMTYLSQYPNAKLKPGAPLRPRVNRNRVRAYGPGIEPSGVVIGAPANFTIETLSAGKGDVDVIVEDIQGTKIPVDIKFNKDKNLTYSVLYTPKTPSPHKVKILYAGREIPKSPYVVNVETPAADPSKIIASGPGLQADGISVNKPTFFDIFTKTAGRGAPVVTILDEQGSNVPFKLRQTLPEVWRCEYTPTETGLHTINMSFAGKPILGSPCNVNVGSTDAKKCRAYGRGLLPNGVRVQDNADFVIVTKDAGEDVLGVKVIGPGGVNQPIHMVKADQKTYKCNYIPIKEGRYVVMITYGGKEIYKSPFEVNVGPYKESAIRAYGPGLHGGIVDHTAKFIIDTQRETAGLGFAIEGPSEAKIFCHDNGDGTGVISYLPTAPGQYAVHIRCDNEDIPKSPYIVNILPKGDFDPDKVEVYGPGIQAETLPVGKPTNFTVDVKKAGQAPLEVVVQDVQGKDVPVRLEDNHDGTVKCHYTPTSASNHVIMVIYGGVATKHSPYRVKVEEPLNVAMLSAYGPGLEKGVKSNIPTHFIVDCREVGPGELRVNIKDSENKEIPFSLSDNKDGTHTVTYVAREPGTCSVNLNYGGLNAPQCPIKVNVESHIDISEVKVEGLAQTAPVNSLQQFLVITQDAGKPADFQVTITAPSGNRIKAHVIPIREGYLVNFTPTELGEYLLGISFGGVPISNQPYRLTCVHGSDPEKVRASGPGLTHGIINKPAEFVIDTRGAGQGNLGVTVEGPCEAAINCRDNGDGTCSVAYLPTEVGDYGINITFNEKHIPGSPFQAIVVKDVDVSKIKVTGTGIQPNGPCVNRATEFTVDARALPKAKTDHDKLSCIINNPSGNTTEKVIALQRDGTYCVSYKPFEEGPHTIDIRYDNIPVPGSPFTVNVKYHSDPSKCKAYGPGLKKGFVNKYNTFVVETKDAGNGGLSLLMEGNDYAQVTCKGNDDGYCTVEYFPPSPGDYEISIKFAEQHIPGSPFQVQVVDDMQANNVTAYGEGLEVVRENISTKFMVNTSKCNPAQLNVTLKTNKGRVQKPIIKNCGNGLFEVTYQPPSPDSDLQVGVIFDGEDIPGSPFKPKVLPTVEPNKVVVTGLGVAPVCTASFPVDFVVDTSEAGYGDLEVQVLGPDQVPRKVEIQDLGDGKYKATYLPDDCGRYKVNVKYGDKEIPGCPINVQSVSTGKAEKCKIKEGIQRTLAQGEEYCITVDTENAGRGAVTCRIRSTSGSEVVDIDIEDNGDGTVNIYYTVADAGDYTLSIKFGGQPIPEGFYTFTASEEYREHSTHKTHRAKRTRQKQEQHVVKQHSSTVQESSSVSTRKNFNEVRLNNILLPLLDGTVTSEVKMPSGNMDKPIITDNRDGTVSIRYDPKEEGQHELAVKFNGEHVQGSPFKFHVDSLANGYVTAYGPGLIYGVCGEPGNFSISTKDVGPGGLSLSIEGPGKATISCHDNKDGTISVSYLPTDPGEYKIGVIFGGKHIRGSPFSAKITGEGRKRNQISVGSSSEVQLPGKITDSDVKSLNASITAPSGLEEPCFLKMLPNGNMCVSFTPREAGPHTVAVKKMGKHVQNSPFKIDVKDREVGDAKKVKVSGPGLVEGKTHVENNFSIDTRNAGFGGLSLSVEGPSKAEIQCKDNEDGTLNISYKPTEPGYYIINLKFADHHVEGSPFTIKVTGEGSNRQREKIQRQREAVPITEVGSQCKITFKIPGITSFDLTATVTSPGGVTEDAEIKEVEDGLYAVAFVPKELGVHTVSVRYKDIHIPGSPFQFTVGPFRDSGAHRVHAGGPGLERGEQGEPCEFNIWTREAGAGTLAVSVEGPSKAQIDFKDRKDGSCYVSYVVSEPGEYRVGIKFNDQHIPDSPHKLYISPAMGDAHKLEVAQFPESGVQPDKPAIFLVRKNGAKGELDAKIVSPSGIEDDCFIQGIDADTYSVRFMPRENGIHNIHVKFNGVHIQGSPYRIKVGKVDADPAALHAYGNGLKEIKTGQKTDFIIDTCNAGSGVLCITVDGPSKVAMDCTEVEEGYKVRYTPLVPGDYYISIKYDGYHIVGSPFKVPCTGADLAERGAQETSSIVVETVQKISKSKHTGPVLPLFKSDASKVTSKGMGLKKAYLGKQNVFTVNAGDAGNNILYIGVYGPKGPCDEVSMKHIGRNNYNVNYLVRERGEYIVIVKWGDDHIPGSPYKVEV, encoded by the exons ATGTGCGAGAACGATAAGTCAGTCAAGTGCGAGAACGCAGAGGAAGAGGACGACGACATGTTCGAACAAGATTTGCTGGAGGATGCCCAGTGGAAACGAACGCAGCAAAACACGTTTACGAGATGGGCAAACGAGAAGCTGAAAACGGTGAACAGACAGATCGATGATTTGGAGTGTGATTTGTCCGACGGTCTTCTACTCATCAGTTTGATCGAGGTGCTCGCGCAGAAGAAGCTTCCGAAGCATAGTCAGAAGCCCGTCTTTAGGTCacagaaattggaaaatgtttcGGTGGCGTTGAAGTTTTTGGACGACGAGGGAATAAGAATCGTTAATATCG atTCAACGGACATCGTCGATTCTAAGCTCAAGTTAATCCTGGGTTTAATATGGACCCTAATTTTACACTATTCGATATCGATGCCTCTCTGGAATGGAGAAGAGGGTTCTCAAGCAGAGGGACCAAAACAAAGACTCATCAGGTGGATCAAGAACAAAGTACCAGAATTGACAATCGGTAACTTCACTACTGATTGGAACGATGGCCGTGCTATCGGTGCTTTGGTAGATGGAGTTGCGTCTGGTCTTTGCCCTGATTGGCATGAGTGGAATAAAAATGACGCAATTCAAAATGCATCGGAAGCAATGCAATTAGCCGATGATTGGCTGAATATACCTCAG CTCATCAAGCCAGAGGAAATGGTTAATCCAAATATAGACGAAATGTCAATGATGACATATTTGAGTCAATACCCTAACGCAAAACTAAAACCAGGAGCACCTCTTCGACCACGTGTCAATCGAAATAG AGTACGTGCTTACGGTCCTGGTATTGAACCAAGTGGTGTAGTCATTGGAGCACCAGCTAATTTCACTATAGAAACACTTTCTGCCGGTAAAGGAGATGTCGACGTCATTGTGGAAGATATTCAAGGAACTAAAATTCCG GTTGATATCAAGTTCAACAAAGACAAAAATCTCACCTATTCCGTGTTATATACTCCGAAGACGCCATCACCacataaagtaaaaatactGTACGCCGGAAGAGAAATTCCAAAAAGTCCATACGTGGTGAATGTAGAAACACCAGCAGCTGATCCTAGCAAAATTATAGCAAGTGGGCCAGGATTACAGGCGGATGGAATCTCAGTCAACAAACCTACTTTCTTTGATATATTCACGAAGACTGCTGGACGTGGCGCGCCAGTAGTTACAATCTTGGACGAACag GGATCAAACGTACCTTTCAAATTACGTCAAACTCTACCAGAAGTATGGAGGTGCGAATACACCCCTACCGAAACTGGTTTACACACGATAAACATGTCTTTTGCTGGCAAACCGATACTTGGCAGTCCTTGTAATGTTAACGTAGGTTCGACAGATGCTAAGAAATGTAGAGCTTATGGACGAGGATTATTACCGAATGGAGTTCGTGTTCAAGACAATGCGGATTTCGTTATCGTCACAAAGGATGCCGGTGAAGATGTGCTTGGAGTTAAAGTTATTGGTCCCGGAGGAGTCAATCAACCTATTCA tATGGTTAAAGCTGACCAAAAAACGTACAAGTGCAATTACATACCGATAAAAGAGGGACGATACGTGGTGATGATAACATATGGcggaaaagaaatttacaagTCACCGTTCGAGGTGAACGTTGGCCCTTACAAGGAATCAGCGATCAGAGCTTATGGGCCTGGCCTTCACGGTGGTATAGTCGATCATACAGCCAAGTTCATTATAGACACACAGAGGGAAACCGCTGGTCTTGGATTCGCGATCGAAGGACCTTCGGAAGCAAAAATCTTCTGTCACGATAACGGCGATGGAACAGGCGTCATATCCTACTTACCAACTGCACCAGGCCAATACGCGGTTCACATTCGTTGCGATAACGAGGATATTCCGAAATCGCCCTACATCGTGAATATTTTGCCGAAAGGGGACTTCGATCCTGACAAG GTTGAAGTGTACGGTCCGGGAATTCAAGCGGAGACTCTTCCTGTTGGGAAACCGACGAATTTTACGGTGGACGTAAAGAAAGCTGGGCAAGCACCGTTGGAAGTCGTTGTTCAAGATGTTCAAGGAAAGGATGTACCCGTTCGATTGGAGGATAATCACGATGGCACAGTGAAATGTCACTATACTCCTACGTCTGCATCAAATCACGTTATCATG GTGATTTACGGTGGCGTAGCTACGAAACACTCTCCTTATCGAGTAAAGGTAGAAGAACCCTTAAACGTCGCTATGCTATCAGCATATGGACCCGGACTCGAGAAAGGGGTCAAGTCGAACATACCAACGCATTTTATCGTCGATTGTCGCGAAGTTGGGCCAGGTGAACTTCGCGTGAACATAAAAGATTCTGAGAACaaagaaattccattttcaCTTTCGGACAACAAGGATGGCACGCATACTGTCACATACGTAGCACGAGAACCAGGAACTTGCTCCGTAAATTTGAATTATGGAGGCTTGAACGCACCTCAGTGTCCGATTAAAGTGAACGTTGAATCGCATATCGATATCTCCGAGGTCAAAGTGGAAGGTCTTGCTCAAA CGGCTCCAGTGAACAGCTTGCAGCAGTTCCTCGTGATAACTCAGGACGCGGGCAAGCCAGCGGACTTTCAGGTGACGATAACCGCACCTTCGGGCAACCGTATCAAGGCACACGTGATACCAATTCGCGAAGGCTATCTCGTGAATTTTACGCCGACAGAGCTAGGCGAATATCTGCTGGGGATTAGTTTCGGCGGAGTGCCGATATCCAACCAGCCGTATCGATTGACCTGCGTGCATGGCTCGGATCCTGAAAAGGTCCGAGCCTCCGGGCCGGGTTTAACTCATGGAATAATAAACAAACCGGCTGAGTTCGTGATCGATACTCGCGGAGCTGGACAAGGCAATCTCGGTGTGACGGTCGAAGGTCCCTGCGAAGCTGCCATTAATTGTCGAGATAATGGCGATGGAACGTGTTCTGTTGCGTACTTACCTACGGAAGTTGGCGATTATGGTATCAATATTACCTTCAACGAGAAGCATATTCCTGGTTCGCCCTTCCAGGcgatcgttgtaaaagacgtcgaTGTGTCGAAGATAAAAGTCACAGGGACCGGCATTCAACCAAACG GTCCATGCGTAAATCGTGCAACGGAGTTCACAGTGGATGCTCGAGCGCTTCCAAAGGCGAAGACCGATCATGACAAACTCTCCTGCATAATTAACAATCCCAGTGGCAATACGACTGAGAAAGTGATTGCTTTACAAAGGGACGGAACTTATTGCGTCAGTTACAAGCCATTTGAAGAAGGACCTCATACTATAGACATACGTTATGACAACATTCCAGTTCCTGGTTCACCCTTCACAGTTAACGTTAAATACCATAGCGATCCCAGTAAATGTAAAGCGTACGGACCAGGTTTGAAAAAAGGATTCGTGAATAAGTACAACACGTTCGTCGTAGAAACGAAAG ATGCTGGAAATGGCGGATTATCTCTATTAATGGAAGGCAACGACTACGCGCAGGTGACTTGCAAAGGAAACGACGATGGCTATTGCACAGTGGAGTATTTTCCACCGTCGCCGGGTGACTACGAAATATCCATCAAATTTGCCGAACAACACATTCCTGGATCTCCTTTCCAAGTCCAAGTCGTGGATGACATGCAAGCGAATAACGTGACTGCCTACGGCGAAGGCTTGGAAGTagtaagagaaaatatatcgaCGAAGTTCATGGTGAATACCTCCAAGTGCAATCCAGCACAACTGAATGTCACGCTGAAGACCAACAAAGGACGAGTTCAGAAACCAATAATCAAAAACTGTGGAAATGGGTTATTCGAAGTTACATATCAACCACCATCTCCTGACAGTGATCTGCAAGTTGGAGTTATTTTCGATGGAGAAGATATTCCAGGAAGTCCTTTCAAACCGAAAGTTCTGCCCACTGTAGAGCCAAATAAGGTTGTTGTCACGGGGCTTGGTGTGGCACCTGTTTGTACCGCATCTTTTCCCGTTGATTTCGTAGTAGACACCTCCGAAGCTGGTTACGGTGATCTGGAGGTTCAAGTATTG GGACCAGATCAGGTGCCCCGTAAGGTCGAAATTCAGGATCTTGGAGACGGGAAATATAAGGCGACCTATTTGCCCGATGATTGCGGCCGTTACAAGGTCAACGTTAAATACGGCGACAAAGAAATACCAGGATGCCCAATAAACGTTCAGAGCGTGTCCACCGGCAAAGCTgagaaatgtaaaatcaaAGAGGGTATTCAACGTACTTTGGCTCAGGGTGAAGAGTACTGTATCACCGTGGATACCGAAAATGCAGGACGTGGTGCAGTGACCTGTCGCATACGATCTACTTCTGGAAG TGAGGTGGTGGACATTGATATCGAAGACAATGGCGATGGCACGGTGAACATTTATTATACTGTGGCGGATGCTGGCGATTACACCCTCAGCATTAAGTTTGGTGGTCAACCGATACCTGAAGGATTTTACACGTTCACA GCCTCAGAGGAATATCGAGAACATAGCACGCACAAGACTCACAGAGCCAAGAGGACTAGACAGAAGCAGGAGCAACACGTTGTAAAACAGCACAGTTCTACCGTCCAAGAAAGCTCCAGTGTTTCCACGAGGAAGAATTTCAACGAGGTCCGATTGAATAACATCCTTTTACCGTTGTTAGACGGCACCGTAACAT CGGAAGTAAAGATGCCGAGCGGGAACATGGACAAACCGATAATCACAGATAACCGGGATGGTACGGTTTCCATCAGATACGATCCCAAAGAAGAGGGACAGCACGAGCTTGCAGTGAAATTTAACGGGGAACATGTTCAAG GTTCACCATTCAAATTCCATGTGGATTCCTTAGCAAATGGCTATGTGACAGCGTACGGACCAGGCTTGATATACGGTGTTTGCGGAGAACCAGGAAACTTCAGCATTTCCACAAAAGACGTCGGACCTGGCGGTCTTTCGCTATCCATTGAAGGACCTGGCAAAGCTACGATCTCCTGCCACGACAATAAAGACGGCACAATTTCAGTTTCGTATTTACCAACTGATCCAGGAGAATACAAAATCGGCGTGATATTTGGCGGCAAACACATCCGAGGCAGTCCTTTTTCCGCTAAAATCACAG GTGAAGGCCGGAAGAGGAACCAAATCTCGGTGGGTTCTTCGAGCGAAGTGCAATTGCCTGGCAAGATAACAGACTCGGACGTAAAGTCCCTAAACGCTTCCATCACGGCACCGAGCGGTCTCGAGGAGCCGTGTTTCCTAAAAATGTTGCCAAACGGTAACATGTGTGTCTCCTTCACCCCTCGAGAAGCCGGCCCTCATACGGTGGCAGTGAAAAAGATGGGCAAGCACGTGCAGAACTCGCCCTTCAAGATCGACGTGAAGGATCGTGAAGTGGGCGATGCGAAAAAGGTAAAGGTATCCGGACCAGGTTTGGTAGAAGGTAAAACTCACGTGGAGAACAATTTCTCCATCGACACGAGAAACGCTGGTTTCGGAGGCCTCTCGCTCTCGGTGGAAGGGCCAAGCAAAGCAGAGATTCAATGCAAAGACAACGAAGACGGAACCCTGAACATCTCGTACAAGCCGACAGAACCTGGCTATTACATAATAAACTTGAAATTCGCCGATCATCACGTGGAAGGCTCGCCGTTTACGATAAAAGTCACTGGAGAAGGTAGCAATCGTCAAAGGGAGAAGATCCAGAGACAGAGGGAAGCCGTGCCTATTACGGAAGTTGGCAGCCAGTGCAAGATTACCTTCAAGATACCTGGCATCACGTCGTTTGATCTAACAGCAACAGTCACCTCTCCAGGAGGTGTAACCGAGGATGCCGAGATCAAAGAAGTCGAGGATGGCCTTTATGCAGTCGCATTCGTACCGAAAGAGCTCGGAGTGCACACGGTTTCCGTTCGCTACAAGGACATCCACATCCCTGGATCACCGTTCCAATTTACTGTCGGTCCGTTCAGAGATAGCGGAGCACACAGGGTGCATGCTGGCGGTCCTGGTTTGGAAAGAGGAGAACAGGGTGAACCATgcgaatttaatatttggaCCAGAGAGGCTGGAGCTGGTACTCTGGCCGTGTCCGTGGAAGGACCTAGCAAGGCTCAAATTGATTTCAAGGATCGAAAGGACGGCAGTTGTTACGTCAGCTACGTCGTCTCCGAACCTG gTGAATACAGGGTAGGAATAAAGTTCAACGATCAGCATATCCCCGATTCCCCGCACAAACTTTACATATCACCGGCGATGGGAGACGCTCATAAGCTGGAAGTGGCGCAATTTCCGGAATCCGGCGTACAACCGGACAAGCCAGCAATCTTCCTCGTTCGCAAAAATGGTGCCAAGGGTGAACTCGATGCGAAG ATCGTGTCTCCCAGCGGTATCGAGGACGATTGCTTCATTCAAGGCATCGACGCTGACACTTACTCGGTGCGGTTTATGCCCCGGGAAAATGGTATCCATAATATCCATGTGAAGTTCAATGGGGTGCACATACAGGGTAGCCCGTACCGCATCAAAGTTGGCAAAGTGGATGCTGACCCAGCTGCGTTACATGCCTATGGAAATGGCCTAAAGGAAATTAAAACCGGCCAGAAAACAGACTTTATCATTGATACGTGCAACGCCGGAAGCGGTGTGCTGTGCATAACGGTAGATGGTCCCAGCAAAGTCGCGATGGACTGTACAGAAGTGGAAGAGGGTTACAAAGTTAGATACACACCTTTGGTACCTGGCGATTACTATATTAGCATCAAGTACGATGGATATCACATTGTTGGCTCGCCATTTAAGGTTCCCTGTACCG GTGCGGATCTGGCAGAAAGAGGCGCGCAAGAAACCAGCTCGATCGTGGTGGAAACTGTacaaaaaatttccaaatcaaAGCACACCGGACCAGTTTTACCTCTGTTCAAGTCAGATGCTAGCAAGGTGACGAGCAAAGGAATGGGTCTAAAGAAAGCATATCTTGGCAAACAGAACGTGTTTACTGTAAACGCTGGCGATGCcg GTAACAATATCTTGTACATTGGTGTCTATGGACCCAAAGGTCCATGCGACGAAGTATCCATGAAGCACATAGGTCGCAACAATTACAACGTGAACTACTTGGTCCGCGAAAGAGGAGAATACATCGTTATCGTAAAATGGGGAGACGATCATATCCCTGGATCGCCATATAAAGTCGAAGTATAA
- the LOC122575102 gene encoding filamin-A isoform X8, translated as MPSGNMDKPIITDNRDGTVSIRYDPKEEGQHELAVKFNGEHVQGSPFKFHVDSLANGYVTAYGPGLIYGVCGEPGNFSISTKDVGPGGLSLSIEGPGKATISCHDNKDGTISVSYLPTDPGEYKIGVIFGGKHIRGSPFSAKITGEGRKRNQISVGSSSEVQLPGKITDSDVKSLNASITAPSGLEEPCFLKMLPNGNMCVSFTPREAGPHTVAVKKMGKHVQNSPFKIDVKDREVGDAKKVKVSGPGLVEGKTHVENNFSIDTRNAGFGGLSLSVEGPSKAEIQCKDNEDGTLNISYKPTEPGYYIINLKFADHHVEGSPFTIKVTGEGSNRQREKIQRQREAVPITEVGSQCKITFKIPGITSFDLTATVTSPGGVTEDAEIKEVEDGLYAVAFVPKELGVHTVSVRYKDIHIPGSPFQFTVGPFRDSGAHRVHAGGPGLERGEQGEPCEFNIWTREAGAGTLAVSVEGPSKAQIDFKDRKDGSCYVSYVVSEPGEYRVGIKFNDQHIPDSPHKLYISPAMGDAHKLEVAQFPESGVQPDKPAIFLVRKNGAKGELDAKIVSPSGIEDDCFIQGIDADTYSVRFMPRENGIHNIHVKFNGVHIQGSPYRIKVGKVDADPAALHAYGNGLKEIKTGQKTDFIIDTCNAGSGVLCITVDGPSKVAMDCTEVEEGYKVRYTPLVPGDYYISIKYDGYHIVGSPFKVPCTGADLAERGAQETSSIVVETVQKISKSKHTGPVLPLFKSDASKVTSKGMGLKKAYLGKQNVFTVNAGDAGNNILYIGVYGPKGPCDEVSMKHIGRNNYNVNYLVRERGEYIVIVKWGDDHIPGSPYKVEV; from the exons ATGCCGAGCGGGAACATGGACAAACCGATAATCACAGATAACCGGGATGGTACGGTTTCCATCAGATACGATCCCAAAGAAGAGGGACAGCACGAGCTTGCAGTGAAATTTAACGGGGAACATGTTCAAG GTTCACCATTCAAATTCCATGTGGATTCCTTAGCAAATGGCTATGTGACAGCGTACGGACCAGGCTTGATATACGGTGTTTGCGGAGAACCAGGAAACTTCAGCATTTCCACAAAAGACGTCGGACCTGGCGGTCTTTCGCTATCCATTGAAGGACCTGGCAAAGCTACGATCTCCTGCCACGACAATAAAGACGGCACAATTTCAGTTTCGTATTTACCAACTGATCCAGGAGAATACAAAATCGGCGTGATATTTGGCGGCAAACACATCCGAGGCAGTCCTTTTTCCGCTAAAATCACAG GTGAAGGCCGGAAGAGGAACCAAATCTCGGTGGGTTCTTCGAGCGAAGTGCAATTGCCTGGCAAGATAACAGACTCGGACGTAAAGTCCCTAAACGCTTCCATCACGGCACCGAGCGGTCTCGAGGAGCCGTGTTTCCTAAAAATGTTGCCAAACGGTAACATGTGTGTCTCCTTCACCCCTCGAGAAGCCGGCCCTCATACGGTGGCAGTGAAAAAGATGGGCAAGCACGTGCAGAACTCGCCCTTCAAGATCGACGTGAAGGATCGTGAAGTGGGCGATGCGAAAAAGGTAAAGGTATCCGGACCAGGTTTGGTAGAAGGTAAAACTCACGTGGAGAACAATTTCTCCATCGACACGAGAAACGCTGGTTTCGGAGGCCTCTCGCTCTCGGTGGAAGGGCCAAGCAAAGCAGAGATTCAATGCAAAGACAACGAAGACGGAACCCTGAACATCTCGTACAAGCCGACAGAACCTGGCTATTACATAATAAACTTGAAATTCGCCGATCATCACGTGGAAGGCTCGCCGTTTACGATAAAAGTCACTGGAGAAGGTAGCAATCGTCAAAGGGAGAAGATCCAGAGACAGAGGGAAGCCGTGCCTATTACGGAAGTTGGCAGCCAGTGCAAGATTACCTTCAAGATACCTGGCATCACGTCGTTTGATCTAACAGCAACAGTCACCTCTCCAGGAGGTGTAACCGAGGATGCCGAGATCAAAGAAGTCGAGGATGGCCTTTATGCAGTCGCATTCGTACCGAAAGAGCTCGGAGTGCACACGGTTTCCGTTCGCTACAAGGACATCCACATCCCTGGATCACCGTTCCAATTTACTGTCGGTCCGTTCAGAGATAGCGGAGCACACAGGGTGCATGCTGGCGGTCCTGGTTTGGAAAGAGGAGAACAGGGTGAACCATgcgaatttaatatttggaCCAGAGAGGCTGGAGCTGGTACTCTGGCCGTGTCCGTGGAAGGACCTAGCAAGGCTCAAATTGATTTCAAGGATCGAAAGGACGGCAGTTGTTACGTCAGCTACGTCGTCTCCGAACCTG gTGAATACAGGGTAGGAATAAAGTTCAACGATCAGCATATCCCCGATTCCCCGCACAAACTTTACATATCACCGGCGATGGGAGACGCTCATAAGCTGGAAGTGGCGCAATTTCCGGAATCCGGCGTACAACCGGACAAGCCAGCAATCTTCCTCGTTCGCAAAAATGGTGCCAAGGGTGAACTCGATGCGAAG ATCGTGTCTCCCAGCGGTATCGAGGACGATTGCTTCATTCAAGGCATCGACGCTGACACTTACTCGGTGCGGTTTATGCCCCGGGAAAATGGTATCCATAATATCCATGTGAAGTTCAATGGGGTGCACATACAGGGTAGCCCGTACCGCATCAAAGTTGGCAAAGTGGATGCTGACCCAGCTGCGTTACATGCCTATGGAAATGGCCTAAAGGAAATTAAAACCGGCCAGAAAACAGACTTTATCATTGATACGTGCAACGCCGGAAGCGGTGTGCTGTGCATAACGGTAGATGGTCCCAGCAAAGTCGCGATGGACTGTACAGAAGTGGAAGAGGGTTACAAAGTTAGATACACACCTTTGGTACCTGGCGATTACTATATTAGCATCAAGTACGATGGATATCACATTGTTGGCTCGCCATTTAAGGTTCCCTGTACCG GTGCGGATCTGGCAGAAAGAGGCGCGCAAGAAACCAGCTCGATCGTGGTGGAAACTGTacaaaaaatttccaaatcaaAGCACACCGGACCAGTTTTACCTCTGTTCAAGTCAGATGCTAGCAAGGTGACGAGCAAAGGAATGGGTCTAAAGAAAGCATATCTTGGCAAACAGAACGTGTTTACTGTAAACGCTGGCGATGCcg GTAACAATATCTTGTACATTGGTGTCTATGGACCCAAAGGTCCATGCGACGAAGTATCCATGAAGCACATAGGTCGCAACAATTACAACGTGAACTACTTGGTCCGCGAAAGAGGAGAATACATCGTTATCGTAAAATGGGGAGACGATCATATCCCTGGATCGCCATATAAAGTCGAAGTATAA